CCTGTTTTTCCCCCCAGGCCCTGCATCGTGAGGATGTGTTTCTGACCTCTAAGCTGTGGAACACCCAGCATCACCCTGACGATGTAGAGACAGCCTGTAGGAAGAGTCTAATACACCTGGGACTGGACTACCTGGACCTCTACCTCATGCACTGGCCCATGGCCTTCCAGTGAGCAACACACCCCTACTCACACCTCAATACGACTGTGCACACCTCAACAAACACACCTGTACTAGAAATCCGTCCCAGACATGTTATGGTCCTCTGAGCTGCCTGTGTGTTCTCCAGGCGTGGGACAGAGCTGATGCCCAAGCGGGCCGATGGGAGTGTGTGTTACGATGACATACACTACCGGGAAACCTGGGTTGCCATGGAGAGCCTGGTTGATAAGGGGCTGGTCCGAGCCATCGGTCTGTCCAACTTCAacgccagacagacagacgatgTCATCAGCATCGCCAAACACAAGCCTGTAGTCAACCAAGTATGGgactgtgtgtgtacagtatatctgtgtaatTGTGTCTGACTTTGTGTGTGTTGGTATAACTTTGTGTCTTTGTAGGTGGAGTGTCACCCATACCTGTCCCAGGCCGAGCTGCTGAGTCACtgcaggtaggtgtgtgtgtgtgaggtagagagtgtgtaatggtgtgtgtgtgtgtgtgtgcattccagGGTggtaggtaggtgtgtgtgtgtgtaatagttTGTGTATATTCCAGGtcggtaggtgtgtgtgtgatggcctACAGCCCTTTGGGTAGTGGTGACCGGCCCTGGGCCTCGCCTGATGAACCCTGCCTGCTGCAGGACCCTGGACTGGGGGCTATCGCCCTCCGCCACAGCATGACCCCTGCTCAGGTCATACTCaggtaacgcagcacactgtaaCACACAAACACCTCAGTGTAACTAGCTGCAGTGTAATGAGCAattctcaggtgtgtgtgtctgtctctgtctccaggtggCAGGTACAGAGAGGGGTAGTCTGCATCCCCAAAAGTGTCACCCCCTCCAGGATCCAGCAGAACCTACAGGTGAGGAcagtgccatctagtggaaggAATACCCATTGACCTGCATTATATTTGACCAGTTTGGAAACTACTAACCTCTTCCCCAAAATGCGACTTTTCGCAAGAGGCAGGGCCGTCTGAGTCTAGGAAACTACAGGCTACAATTCTGTGTAGCTGCTGTGATTGTTTTCTGGAGTGGGCATTTGTTTGTGTCTGATTGACAGGTGTTTGACTTCTCTCTGTCGGATGAAGACATGAAGCAGATCGAGTCATTCAACAGAAACAAGAGGTACATCGTCCCAGCTGTGGAGGTGAGTTCTGATTGTCTCAGATGAGACCTCAGGGTGCATGTCAATAGTCTTATACAGCCTCCTCCCCTGGTCACAACTAGACAGGTGAAGGAGAGCAGATGAGGATGCCATATGAGACTACTGAGATGCAGCCAAAT
The DNA window shown above is from Coregonus clupeaformis isolate EN_2021a chromosome 18, ASM2061545v1, whole genome shotgun sequence and carries:
- the akr1a1a gene encoding aldo-keto reductase family 1 member A1-A, which produces MSSCVTLSSGHKIPLVGLGTWKSAPGQVKQAVLTALDCGYRHIDCAAAYSNEQEVGEALALMLGPGKALHREDVFLTSKLWNTQHHPDDVETACRKSLIHLGLDYLDLYLMHWPMAFQRGTELMPKRADGSVCYDDIHYRETWVAMESLVDKGLVRAIGLSNFNARQTDDVISIAKHKPVVNQVECHPYLSQAELLSHCRSVGVCVMAYSPLGSGDRPWASPDEPCLLQDPGLGAIALRHSMTPAQVILRWQVQRGVVCIPKSVTPSRIQQNLQVFDFSLSDEDMKQIESFNRNKRYIVPAVERDGKRVWRDAEHPHFPFNDPY